The following proteins are encoded in a genomic region of Anguilla anguilla isolate fAngAng1 chromosome 15, fAngAng1.pri, whole genome shotgun sequence:
- the prozb gene encoding protein Z, vitamin K-dependent plasma glycoprotein b isoform X1, producing MATWTRFLQFSVICTVLLTSADKRVFRSQLEANTVLQRPRRSNTFLLEEILQGNLERECYEESCTFEEAREYFEDIPKTEAFWAVYRDGDQCNPNPCLNGANCTDKIGGYRCECKEFYDGVNCERDVSQCHSEGPWSCDHFCRPTFNSYHCTCAGGYKLHSDRRTCLPEAQNPCGRAPVPELREPKWTDLRSSPASQLCPHGRCPWQVSLLDAAGRREICSGVVLGQRSILTAAVCASMSDRILVALGEQPAGQQELAWPDEQPRPPRGPGQVSPVSQVFVHKRYRQGEPGDDLAFLHVHRPIRLGAGVFQACVPEKDFSENVLMESGQGGWVADREAGGRRGSPNHLSYLPLEDCRTSLNLSFPLTNKMFCMAGWGGGGCGLLPGTPVVSVRKNTVFLTGLITSPQTHNCSQGHVFTKLSRYLPWIHQQLELSEK from the exons ATGGCGACGTGGACCCGCTTCCTTCAGTTCAGTGTGATCTGCACGGTCCTTCTCACCAGCGCTGATAAGAGGG TGTTTCGGTCTCAGTTGGAGGCCAACACCGTCCTCCAGAGGCCCCGGAGGTCCAACACTTTCCTCCTGGAGGAGATACTGCAGGGGAACCTGGAGAGGGAGTGTTATGAGGAGAGCTGCACCTTTGAGGAGGCCAGAGAGTACTTTGAAGACATCCCCAAAACA GAAGCCTTTTGGGCAGTATATCGAG ATGGGGACCAGTGTAACCCCAACCCATGTCTCAACGGTGCTAACTGCACTGATAAAATCGGGGGATACAGATGCGAATGCAAAGAGTTCTATGACGGAGTGAACTGCGAGAGGG ATGTGTCCCAGTGCCACTCAGAGGGAccttggtcatgtgaccacttCTGCAGGCCCACCTTCAACTCATACCACTGCACCTGTGCAGGCGGGTACAAACTGCACTCTGACAGAAGGACCTGTCTGCCTGAGG CTCAGAATCCCTGTGGCAGGGCACCTGTGCCCGAGCTCAGGGAGCCGAAGTGGACTGATCTGAGGTCCAGCCCAGCCAGCCAGCTGTGTCCGCACGGCCGCTGCCCATGGCAG GTCAGCTTGCTGGACGCCGCGGGGAGACGGGAGATCTGCAGCGGTGTGGTCCTGGGGCAGCGGTCCATCCTGACTGCCGCGGTCTGCGCCTCCATGTCCGACAGAATCCTGGTCGCGCTCG GAGAGCAGCCCGCGGGCCAGCAGGAGCTGGCGTGGCCCGACGAGCAGCCGCGACCCCCCAGGGGCCCGGGGCAGGTGTCCCCGGTGTCCCAGGTCTTCGTTCACAAGCGGTACCGGCAGGGCGAGCCGGGGGACGACCTGGCCTTCCTGCATGTGCACCGGCCCATCAGGCTGGGCGCGGGAGTCTTCCAGGCCTGCGTCCCGGAGAAGGACTTCAGCGAGAACGTGCTGATGGAGTCGGGCCAGGGCGGCTGGGTGGCAGACAGGGAGGCGGGGGGCAGGCGGGGCAGCCCAAACCACCTGTCCTACCTGCCCCTGGAGGACTGCCGGACCAGCCTCAACCTCAGCTTCCCGCTCACCAACAAGATGTTCTGcatggcggggtgggggggcgggggctgcggCCTCCTGCCCGGGACCCCCGTGGTGAGCGTGAGGAAGAACACGGTCTTCCTCACGGGACTGATCACCTCGCCCCAAACGCACAACTGCAGCCAGGGGCACGTCTTCACCAAGCTCTCCCGCTACCTGCCCTGGATCCACCAGCAGCTGGAACTCTCAGAGAAGTGA
- the prozb gene encoding protein Z, vitamin K-dependent plasma glycoprotein b isoform X2 — MFRSQLEANTVLQRPRRSNTFLLEEILQGNLERECYEESCTFEEAREYFEDIPKTEAFWAVYRDGDQCNPNPCLNGANCTDKIGGYRCECKEFYDGVNCERDVSQCHSEGPWSCDHFCRPTFNSYHCTCAGGYKLHSDRRTCLPEAQNPCGRAPVPELREPKWTDLRSSPASQLCPHGRCPWQVSLLDAAGRREICSGVVLGQRSILTAAVCASMSDRILVALGEQPAGQQELAWPDEQPRPPRGPGQVSPVSQVFVHKRYRQGEPGDDLAFLHVHRPIRLGAGVFQACVPEKDFSENVLMESGQGGWVADREAGGRRGSPNHLSYLPLEDCRTSLNLSFPLTNKMFCMAGWGGGGCGLLPGTPVVSVRKNTVFLTGLITSPQTHNCSQGHVFTKLSRYLPWIHQQLELSEK; from the exons A TGTTTCGGTCTCAGTTGGAGGCCAACACCGTCCTCCAGAGGCCCCGGAGGTCCAACACTTTCCTCCTGGAGGAGATACTGCAGGGGAACCTGGAGAGGGAGTGTTATGAGGAGAGCTGCACCTTTGAGGAGGCCAGAGAGTACTTTGAAGACATCCCCAAAACA GAAGCCTTTTGGGCAGTATATCGAG ATGGGGACCAGTGTAACCCCAACCCATGTCTCAACGGTGCTAACTGCACTGATAAAATCGGGGGATACAGATGCGAATGCAAAGAGTTCTATGACGGAGTGAACTGCGAGAGGG ATGTGTCCCAGTGCCACTCAGAGGGAccttggtcatgtgaccacttCTGCAGGCCCACCTTCAACTCATACCACTGCACCTGTGCAGGCGGGTACAAACTGCACTCTGACAGAAGGACCTGTCTGCCTGAGG CTCAGAATCCCTGTGGCAGGGCACCTGTGCCCGAGCTCAGGGAGCCGAAGTGGACTGATCTGAGGTCCAGCCCAGCCAGCCAGCTGTGTCCGCACGGCCGCTGCCCATGGCAG GTCAGCTTGCTGGACGCCGCGGGGAGACGGGAGATCTGCAGCGGTGTGGTCCTGGGGCAGCGGTCCATCCTGACTGCCGCGGTCTGCGCCTCCATGTCCGACAGAATCCTGGTCGCGCTCG GAGAGCAGCCCGCGGGCCAGCAGGAGCTGGCGTGGCCCGACGAGCAGCCGCGACCCCCCAGGGGCCCGGGGCAGGTGTCCCCGGTGTCCCAGGTCTTCGTTCACAAGCGGTACCGGCAGGGCGAGCCGGGGGACGACCTGGCCTTCCTGCATGTGCACCGGCCCATCAGGCTGGGCGCGGGAGTCTTCCAGGCCTGCGTCCCGGAGAAGGACTTCAGCGAGAACGTGCTGATGGAGTCGGGCCAGGGCGGCTGGGTGGCAGACAGGGAGGCGGGGGGCAGGCGGGGCAGCCCAAACCACCTGTCCTACCTGCCCCTGGAGGACTGCCGGACCAGCCTCAACCTCAGCTTCCCGCTCACCAACAAGATGTTCTGcatggcggggtgggggggcgggggctgcggCCTCCTGCCCGGGACCCCCGTGGTGAGCGTGAGGAAGAACACGGTCTTCCTCACGGGACTGATCACCTCGCCCCAAACGCACAACTGCAGCCAGGGGCACGTCTTCACCAAGCTCTCCCGCTACCTGCCCTGGATCCACCAGCAGCTGGAACTCTCAGAGAAGTGA
- the f10 gene encoding coagulation factor X: MSRLANSCCLFLLFQLISAEVFLQGQDASQVLARRRRANSAFEEFRKGDMERECIEERCSYEEAREIFEDDKKTDEFWNKYFDGDSCESLPCINNGVCKDGIGKYTCYCMAGFQGVNCEIAIPQLCMNKNGECQHYCHVQKDRVQCSCVKGYFLGEDKKSCISHDPFKCGVRKSGKTRRIYIYQPQDNSTKLGNATEEIGANNVTDATAGVNKTVTTVMKIEDIADDDYIMPEVAAQTRIVGGEECPPGDCPWQALLMNTEDMGFCGGTILNEYFILSAAHCMNQTRSFYVIVGEFDRELDEGTESIHKVEQVLTHKHYVPETYHNDIALIKLKDPIRFTPFALPACLPENDFAEEVLMRQDQGMVSGFGRLREGGRQATLLQRLSVPYVDRAVCIESSQFKITNRMFCAGYDMETKDACQGDSGGPHVTQFGETWFVTGVVSWGEGCAREGKYGVYTQVSKYIGWIRYVMNKFEQTNTNA, from the exons ATGTCTCGTCTCGCAAACAGTTGCTGTCTCTTCCTTCTGTTTCAGCTGATTTCCGCAGAGG TTTTCCTCCAGGGTCAGGATGCAAGTCAAGTGTTGGCCAGAAGGCGCCGGGCCAACAGCGCATTTGAGGAGTTCCGTAAGGGGGACATGGAGAGGGAGTGCATAGAGGAGAGGTGCAGCTATGAAGAGGCCAGGGAGATATTTGAGGATGACAAGAAGACA GACGAGTTCTGGAATAAATATTTTG ATGGGGATTCCTGTGAATCGTTGCCCTGCATCAACAACGGTGTCTGTAAGGATGGAATCGGGAAATACACCTGCTACTGCATGGCTGGGTTCCAGGGAGTCAACTGCGAAATTG cCATCCCACAGCTGTGCATGAACAAGAACGGAGAATGCCAGCACTACTGCCACGTCCAGAAAGACAGGGTCCAGTGCTCCTGCGTCAAAGGGTACTTCCTGGGAGAGGACAAAAAGTCCTGCATTTCccatg ACCCCTTTAAATGCGGCGTTCGGAAATCCGGAAAAACCAGGAGGATCTACATCTACCAACCTCAAGACAACTCCACGAAGCTCGGCAACGCTACTGAGGAGATCGGCGCGAATAACGTGACCGACGCCACCGCCGGCGTGAATAAGACAGTCACTACGGTTATGAAGATTGAAGACATTGCGGATGACGACTATATCATGCCAGAGGTTGCCGCACAGACACGGATTGTGGGTGGGGAAGAGTGCCCGCCAGGAGACTGCCCATGGCAG GCTCTCCTCATGAATACGGAGGATATGGGATTCTGTGGGGGCACAATCCTAAACGAATACTTCATTTTATCTGCAGCACATTGCATGAACCAGACGCGGTCATTCTACGTCATAGTCG gtGAATTTGACAGAGAGCTGGATGAAGGGACGGAGTCGATCCACAAGGTGGAGCAGGTGCTGACGCACAAGCACTACGTCCCGGAGACGTACCACAACGACATCGCCCTCATCAAGCTGAAGGACCCCATACGCTTCACGCCCTTCGCCCTGCCGGCCTGCCTGCCCGAGAACGATTTCGCCGAGGAGGTGCTGATGCGGCAGGACCAGGGCATGGTGAGCGGCTTCGGGCGGCTGCGCGAGGGCGGGCGGCAGGCCACGCTCCTGCAGCGCCTCAGCGTGCCCTACGTGGACCGCGCCGTCTGCATCGAGTCCAGCCAGTTCAAGATCACCAACCGCATGTTCTGCGCCGGCTACGACATGGAGACCAAGGACGCCTGCCAGGGCGACAGCGGCGGGCCCCACGTCACCCAGTTCGGGGAGACGTGGTTCGTGACGGGCGTGGtcagctggggggaggggtgcgccCGGGAGGGGAAGTACGGCGTCTACACACAGGTGTCCAAGTACATTGGCTGGATCCGGTACGTTATGAATAAATTTgagcaaacaaatacaaatgcttGA
- the LOC118213633 gene encoding coagulation factor VII-like: MWLRIACLLLGFTGSAPASVFQGRDEAHSLLDRVRRANSGWLEELKTGNLERECLEELCSYEEAREVFEHDRATDEFWKNYNVKDNCHSSPCENNGTCSNQGPSYNCLCPPGFSGRNCELEFKLVPDTCLHDNGGCEHFCEEEGGSRNCSCAAGYLLAEDGQRCLAQETYPCGTVPVLQGNHSEKTDPDDPRARIVGGTECPRGHCPWQVLLVYGEKGFCGGVIYTATWILTATHCMEKIDVKHLKVVAGEHNLDENEGSEQTVRVAEIVEHPGYVVKTSDNDIALLRLREPIRFSPYAVPVCLPRRQLADQELWAVHTHTVSGWGRRSEGGPTSRVLRRLDVPRIRTQDCVQNSGVSITANMFCAGYIEGRQDSCKGDSGGPLVTKYRRTRFLLGIVSWGKGCARPGNYGIYTRVSKYLDWIHEHTAGQAINGTEII, translated from the exons ATGTGGCTGCGAATCGCCTGTCTCCTGTTGGGGTTCACCGGCTCTGCTCCAGCCTCAG tGTTCCAGGGACGGGACGAGGCCCACAGCCTCCTCGACAGGGTCAGGCGGGCCAACTCGGGctggctggaggagctgaagaccGGGAACCTGGAGAGGGAGTGCCTGGAGGAGCTCTGCTCGTACGAAGAGGCGCGAGAGGTCTTCGAGCACGACCGAGCCACG gatGAGTTCTGGAAAAACTACAACG TTAAAGACAACTGTCATTCCAGTCCATGCGAGAACAATGGAACATGCTCCAATCAAGGGCCATCCTACAACTGCCTCTGCCCCCCGGGGTTCAGCGGGCGAAACTGCGAGCTAG AATTCAAGCTCGTTCCGGACACCTGTCTGCATGACAACGGGGGGTGTGAACACTTCTGCGAGGAGGAGGGAGGATCCCGAAACTGCTCCTGTGCGGCGGgctacctcctggctgaggaTGGACAGCGCTGCCTGGCTCAAG AGACCTACCCCTGTGGGACGGTCCCTGTCCTGCAGGGGAACCACTCAGAGAAGACGGACCCAGATGACCCTCGGGCGAGGATCGTGGGGGGCACGGAATGCCCCAGGGGTCACTGTCCCTGGCAG GTTCTGCTGGTGTACGGAGAAAAGGGATTCTGTGGAGGAGTCATCTACACAGCCACCTGGATCCTCACCGCCACCCACTGCATGGAGAAGATAGATGTCAAGCACCTCAAAGTGGTCGCAG GTGAGCACAACCTGGACGAGAACGAGGGATCGGAGCAGACCGTCCGGGTGGCGGAGATCGTGGAGCACCCGGGCTACGTGGTGAAGACGTCGGACAACGACATCGCCCTGCTGCGGCTGCGGGAGCCCATTCGCTTCTCGCCGTACGCCGTGCCCGTGTGCCTGCCCCGGCGGCAGCTGGCGGACCAGGAGCTGTGGGCCGTCCACACGCACACCGTCAGCGGGTGGGGCAGGCGCAGCGAGGGCGGCCCCACCTCCCGCGTCCTCCGCAGGCTGGACGTGCCGCGCATCCGCACGCAGGACTGCGTGCAGAACAGCGGCGTCAGCATCACCGCCAACATGTTCTGCGCCGGCTACATCGAGGGCCGGCAGGACTCCTGCAAGGGCGACAGCGGCGGCCCGCTGGTCACCAAGTACCGGCGAACCCGGTTCCTCCTCGGCATCGTCAGCTGGGGCAAGGGCTGCGCCCGACCGGGGAATTATGGGATATACACGCGCGTGTCAAAGTACCTGGACTGGATTCACGAGCATACCGCCGGACAGGCGATTAATGGCACCGAGATTATATAA
- the f7l gene encoding coagulation factor VII isoform X1 — protein MTAMESKAQRATLRYLLLFLCWISVSLGTHGATVFLRRPEASGVLTHRTRRANSLFEELKLPDLERECLEEKCSYEEAQEIFTVPENLNDFWKSYAEEDACKSSPCQNGATCLDHVNSYTCICPSGFEGKDCGTADQSSLSCLYNNGGCEHFCNEGPGSPLQCSCAPSYYLAEDNSTCVPAVPFPCGRVVGSFNPRIVKGDVCPKGECPWQAMLEHNGLYICGGIILDTRWVLTAAHCVWRTRATDLRVTLGEHIRLLDEGTEQVKKVAQFFVHPSYNLSSADGDLALLRLDSAMVPGPFALPACLPPRGGDFARSTLAAVRSSTVSGWGKLAQSGPESLVLQRLEVPRVPLQECRAQIGLTITDNMLCAGFLGGVQDSCQGDSGGPLVTRYRNTWFLTGVVSWGKGCAQSGFYGIYTRVSSYLPWIHATMAGV, from the exons ATGACAGCAATGGAGTCCAAGGCACAGAGAGCGACGCTCCGCTACCTGCTACTGTTTCTCTGCTGGATCTCGGTCAGCCTTGGAACTCACGGAG CGACCGTGTTCCTGAGAAGACCAGAGGCAAGCGGTGTGCTGACACACAGAACGCGACGCGCCAACTCCCTCTTCGAGGAACTGAAGCTGCCGGACCTGGAAAGAGAGTGTTTGGAGGAGAAGTGTTCCTACGAGGAGGCACAAGAGATCTTCACTGTTCCCGAAAACTTG AATGATTTCTGGAAGAGTTACGCAG AGGAGGATGCCTGCAAATCCAGTCCCTGCCAGAACGGAGCCACCTGCCTGGACCATGTGAACTCCTACACCTGCATCTGTCCCTCTGGGTTCGAGGGAAAGGACTGTGGCACAG CAGACCAGAGCTCCCTCAGCTGCCTGTACAACAACGGAGGGTGTGAACACTTCTGCAATGAGGGGCCCGGCTCGCCGCTCCAGTGCAGCTGTGCCCCCAGCTACTACCTGGCTGAAGACAACTCCACCTGCGTGCCAGCAG tcccTTTCCCATGCGGCAGAGTGGTGGGGAGCTTCAACCCCAGGATTGTGAAAGGCGACGTGTGCCCCAAGGGCGAGTGCCCATGGCAG GCGATGCTGGAGCATAATGGGTTGTATATATGTGGAGGCATTATCCTGGACACCCGATGGGTCCTCACGGCTGCACACTGCGTGTGGCGAACACGGGCAACGGACCTGCGGGTTACCTTGG GTGAGCACATCCGCCTGTTGGACGAGGGCACGGAGCAGGTGAAGAAGGTGGCGCAGTTCTTCGTCCACCCGAGCTACAACCTGTCCTCCGCGGACGGCGACCTGGCCCTGCTGCGGCTGGACTCGGCGATGGTGCCGGGCCCGTTCGCgctgcccgcctgcctgccgCCGCGCGGCGGGGACTTCGCCCGGAGCACGCTGGCGGCGGTGCGGAGCTCCACGGTGAGCGGCTGGGGCAAGCTGGCGCAGTCCGGCCCGGAGTCGCTCGTCCTGCAGCGGCTGGAGGTGCCGCGCGTGCCGCTGCAGGAGTGCCGCGCCCAGATCGGCCTCACCATCACCGACAACATGCTGTGCGCCGGCTTCCTGGGCGGCGTGCAGGACTCCTGCCAGGGGGACAGCGGGGGCCCCCTGGTCACCCGCTACAGGAACACCTGGTTCCTGACGGGCGTGGTGAGCTGGGGCAAAGGGTGCGCCCAGTCGGGTTTCTATGGAATCTACACCCGCGTCTCCAGCTACCTGCCCTGGATCCACGCCACCATGGCCGGTGTGTGA
- the f7l gene encoding coagulation factor VII isoform X2 — protein sequence MTAMESKAQRATLRYLLLFLCWISVSLGTHGATVFLRRPEASGVLTHRTRRANSLFEELKLPDLERECLEEKCSYEEAQEIFTVPENLNDFWKSYAEEDACKSSPCQNGATCLDHVNSYTCICPSGFEGKDCGTDQSSLSCLYNNGGCEHFCNEGPGSPLQCSCAPSYYLAEDNSTCVPAVPFPCGRVVGSFNPRIVKGDVCPKGECPWQAMLEHNGLYICGGIILDTRWVLTAAHCVWRTRATDLRVTLGEHIRLLDEGTEQVKKVAQFFVHPSYNLSSADGDLALLRLDSAMVPGPFALPACLPPRGGDFARSTLAAVRSSTVSGWGKLAQSGPESLVLQRLEVPRVPLQECRAQIGLTITDNMLCAGFLGGVQDSCQGDSGGPLVTRYRNTWFLTGVVSWGKGCAQSGFYGIYTRVSSYLPWIHATMAGV from the exons ATGACAGCAATGGAGTCCAAGGCACAGAGAGCGACGCTCCGCTACCTGCTACTGTTTCTCTGCTGGATCTCGGTCAGCCTTGGAACTCACGGAG CGACCGTGTTCCTGAGAAGACCAGAGGCAAGCGGTGTGCTGACACACAGAACGCGACGCGCCAACTCCCTCTTCGAGGAACTGAAGCTGCCGGACCTGGAAAGAGAGTGTTTGGAGGAGAAGTGTTCCTACGAGGAGGCACAAGAGATCTTCACTGTTCCCGAAAACTTG AATGATTTCTGGAAGAGTTACGCAG AGGAGGATGCCTGCAAATCCAGTCCCTGCCAGAACGGAGCCACCTGCCTGGACCATGTGAACTCCTACACCTGCATCTGTCCCTCTGGGTTCGAGGGAAAGGACTGTGGCACAG ACCAGAGCTCCCTCAGCTGCCTGTACAACAACGGAGGGTGTGAACACTTCTGCAATGAGGGGCCCGGCTCGCCGCTCCAGTGCAGCTGTGCCCCCAGCTACTACCTGGCTGAAGACAACTCCACCTGCGTGCCAGCAG tcccTTTCCCATGCGGCAGAGTGGTGGGGAGCTTCAACCCCAGGATTGTGAAAGGCGACGTGTGCCCCAAGGGCGAGTGCCCATGGCAG GCGATGCTGGAGCATAATGGGTTGTATATATGTGGAGGCATTATCCTGGACACCCGATGGGTCCTCACGGCTGCACACTGCGTGTGGCGAACACGGGCAACGGACCTGCGGGTTACCTTGG GTGAGCACATCCGCCTGTTGGACGAGGGCACGGAGCAGGTGAAGAAGGTGGCGCAGTTCTTCGTCCACCCGAGCTACAACCTGTCCTCCGCGGACGGCGACCTGGCCCTGCTGCGGCTGGACTCGGCGATGGTGCCGGGCCCGTTCGCgctgcccgcctgcctgccgCCGCGCGGCGGGGACTTCGCCCGGAGCACGCTGGCGGCGGTGCGGAGCTCCACGGTGAGCGGCTGGGGCAAGCTGGCGCAGTCCGGCCCGGAGTCGCTCGTCCTGCAGCGGCTGGAGGTGCCGCGCGTGCCGCTGCAGGAGTGCCGCGCCCAGATCGGCCTCACCATCACCGACAACATGCTGTGCGCCGGCTTCCTGGGCGGCGTGCAGGACTCCTGCCAGGGGGACAGCGGGGGCCCCCTGGTCACCCGCTACAGGAACACCTGGTTCCTGACGGGCGTGGTGAGCTGGGGCAAAGGGTGCGCCCAGTCGGGTTTCTATGGAATCTACACCCGCGTCTCCAGCTACCTGCCCTGGATCCACGCCACCATGGCCGGTGTGTGA
- the creg1 gene encoding protein CREG1, producing the protein MALTAALALVFAAILAVPCDFYKIPPHEEVARVARFVVNQCDWASMATISTRDPVKGLPFSNAFSVSDGPVGYGTGVPYMYLTHLEISVQDLQVNPQASLSMSLAQTDFCKTQGYDPQSPLCAHVIFAGTVLEVNGTEADVAKKSLFGRHPEMVDWPADHDWFFAKLNITQVWVLDYFGGAKTVTPEDYFNATPYKSFH; encoded by the exons ATggcactgacagcagcactAGCTTTGGTATTTGCGGCGATCCTCGCCGTGCCATGCGACTTTTACAAAATTCCTCCCCACGAAGAGGTTGCCAGAGTAGCAAGATTCGTCGTCAACCAGTGCGACTGGGCATCAATGGCTACCATATCCACCCGTGATCCGGTGAAAGGACTGCCGTTCTCCAACGCGTTTTCCGTCAGCGATGGCCCAGTGGGTTACGGAACTGGTGTGCCCTACATGTATCTCACCCACTTGGAGATCTCGGTGCAGGATCTGCAG GTGAATCCCCAGGCCTCTCTGTCCATGTCTCTGGCTCAGACAGACTTCTGTAAGACCCAGGGGTATGACCCCCAGAGTCCTCTGTGCGCCCACGTGATCTTCGCCGGAACAGTGTTAGAG GTAAATGGGACGGAAGCAGACGTTGCAAAGAAGTCGCTGTTCGGTCGACACCCGGAGATGGTGGACTGGCCTGCGGACCACGACTGGTTTTTCGCTAAATTGAACATCACTCAGGTGTGGGTCCTGGACTACTTTGGTGGAGCGAAAACCGTCACCCCGGAGGACTACTTCAATGCCACACCCTACAAGAGCTTCCACT ga